AGATTTAGGTCGGCGGTCAGCCAACCGCTTTCATTCCACCCCAATTCGGCCACCACGCCGTCTTCGGGCAGGTCCACATCGGCGGGGGCATAGACACCCGCCGCCCCTACCGCCGTTTCCAGGGCGTAGCTCCAGGGTGCGTCGGCCAGCAGTGGAGCCTGCACCGTATACAGTCCGTTTTCCAGGGCACGGGCCATGCTGCCGATGCGGACCCGGCTGTAGCCCCGGCGCGTCTCGGTGAAGCTGGGTACCACCAGCAAGTTCGCACCTGCTTCGGCCAAGCGGCGGCTAAGCTGCGGAAATTCCGAGTCGTAACAGATCACCACGCCGAATTTCAGGTCGCCCAACGTGAACAGCGTGACTTCGCCGTTGCCGGGCTGGACGTTCCATTCCTCGGCCTCAAAGCGGGTCATCATCAGCTTGTCCTGATGGCCCACGGCGCCGCCGGGACCAAACACATA
The sequence above is a segment of the Deinococcus radiophilus genome. Coding sequences within it:
- a CDS encoding carbon-nitrogen hydrolase family protein, which encodes MTVRIAAAAYPITRPGNWDEYTANLRDWVRQGAETDAQLLIFPEYAALELVALLPAELHHDILGMRPALTPFVGRVVDLHRSLALEFGIAIVAGSLPVAAAGGFVNRAYVFGPGGAVGHQDKLMMTRFEAEEWNVQPGNGEVTLFTLGDLKFGVVICYDSEFPQLSRRLAEAGANLLVVPSFTETRRGYSRVRIGSMARALENGLYTVQAPLLADAPWSYALETAVGAAGVYAPADVDLPEDGVVAELGWNESGWLTADLNLAALTQVRGAGHVLNFRDRVAAQERPRLPQTLSLGQLQ